The Primulina huaijiensis isolate GDHJ02 chromosome 18, ASM1229523v2, whole genome shotgun sequence DNA window tttactcaattttcaacattcaacattatagttttcaacacaaatatttttcacattttcaacaaaaataactaCTTTTCTCGTATTAATTTGTAGAATGTTGTTTTggtataatatcatatattatttaaattatttctctTATGATTGTATCATATGATatccattaaaaattaaaaagaaagaaaaatctgCACTGATTTGGTGGGACTTGCTCGGGTGCGTTGTATGGCTGCGGATGCCAgcaagtaataataattaatatgtaGTCAAATACAAGTTGAAAGAATTTTACGTACAAATGGGAATGCCAAGTCCAACACACGCAGCGGACAAATATTCGTGAGCGCCAGAAAGAAACCCAACCCTGCAACGCAGAAGTGGAGAAGGCAGCATGGCGTGGCCGATATTCTTGCTGCCTTTTGTCGGCATGGTGGCGGCGATGACTGCTTTAGCAGGCAATATGATAGTAAGCAAAATGGCTATGTCCAACGGTACCAGTTTCTACATTATATCCGTGTATTCCAATGCCTTGGCCACTCTCGTTCTCTTCTCCACTGCATTTATTTCCCGCAGGTAACTAAATTCTTCTCTTGGTTCAGTTTTTGGAGggtgttcaagaaattgttgtGGGTTATTTGGGTTTTTGATTCTTTGCAGGTCTAAAATCCCTCCCGTTTCGTTTGCTGTTGTTTGGAAAATTTTCTTGCTTGCTTTGTGCGGGTAATCCATTACTTAACTACTCAATTGGAATGCTTTTGTTATGAAACATTAGTTGTCCCGTGGGACAACGAGATTGAACTGATTGTAGCTTTTGGTGGAATCCAGTTTTAATTCCAACAACATCGTATTTAAgtttgttttcttgatttttcctGTGACAAGTTGCTTAGCAGATATTGGGAGTTATGCTGGTATCAACTATAGCTCCCCCACCCTCGGATCAGAGTTACTGAATCTGGTTCCAGGTTTTGCTTACATACTCGCCATCATATTCAGGTTATCTCCAAGTCATGTATGTATATCACATTTTAATCCTTTTCGCATTCGAAAATCCAGCACTAACATAAAAGTTGATAACCTTAGGATGGAAACACTAAATTTGACAAAATCTAGTGGCATACTTAAGTTCTTGGGAACTCTTGTTTTGGTCGCGGGGGCGTCTATTGTGACACTATACAAAGGAGCAGCAATCTTGAATAAACCATCCGTCTTAATCTCTTCGGTCGAAGTTTCGGCATCAGTACCACAAAATTGGGTTCTTGGAGGAACTTTAATTTCAATTGCTGCCTTTTTAACCGCGGCATGGTCCATTGTTCAGACTACAATTCTCAAGATATACCCGGTGGAGATGATCATTTTGGCGATTTACTGTGTCTTTGTGACAATACAATCCTCAGTTATTGCTCTGATTGCAGAAAAAGATTTAAATGCTTGGAAGTTAAAAGCAGAAATGGGCTTAGTTGCTGTATTATACGCGGTAAGAAAATGATATATTCTTCAGAGTTCATTGATGTCACGTTGAGCCCGCGCCtacgtgactgcacaatgggtcTCTATAGCAACtatttcgtattcgtcctcgctttacgaaaatgattaaccaaagttgctatagaagtccattgtatcacattataaactcattttaaatctttaatttttacaatgTGGCACATGGGGTATCACAATTGAATCAGTTCATTTGTCTGGAGGTGGTGTCGAACAGAGTAGCCTAATAATGTTGATCTTGTATGTTTTCGACGTGAGATGGTTTATTTCTTATTCGATTGTAATGAATTCTGTTGTTTTTCCATTTTAGGGACTCATCAATATATCTTTCCGACTCTACTTGATGTCTTGGTGCCTTTCAAGGACAGGGCCACTTTTCGTTACTATGTTCAACCCCTTGGTGATCGTCATTTCTGCGATCATCGGCATCATCTTCTTTAACGAAGTTCTCTACGTCGGCAGGTATGGCGTTTCACGCTTTTAAGTCTCCTATCACCTTCATAGTACGACGCATTTTCCGCACGCGATTCTTGGTTCATATGAGCAATCCATTTGAATGTTCCTGCAGTGTGGCTGGTTCAATTGTGCTAGTTATTGGGTTATATGCTGTTGTTTTGGGCAAGGCCAAAGACAACTTGGTGAAGGAAGATATTGAAGGAAGCAAGGGACATTCATTGGGCCATCATAAAATCCCTCTATTGCAAGATAGATTTGAAGAAGCATAAAATCTTTATGttggtgttttatttttatcactCATACGTCAGTGTTACGTTAGTGTCGTATCAACGATATATTAGAAAAATGATGAACAAAGACGAGGACAACATAAAACCGAAATCCAacacacaaaaaaaacaaatttgctACGAATCAGAgttacaatatttaaaaaagaaatgatGTTGCTATGAGTTGGAAATTATATGGAAGTTTCATTGAAGGTGCGGTCCACTTTGTATGTTTTAGATGAGTTGACAGTCCGATCGAGACTAGTGATGTATGTGTAAATAAtatgaaatttgttttaaaacattatcttgtttgttttaaaaaataaaaaattatcttctttatatatttataaagtgGATATTAGGAGAATAAAATATGgactatttttttatattaaaatatggaCTACTTTGATGTAAACTATGAATAACATAAATTGGACAGACTAGATTATTAGATGTTAATTACAGAAAGTTAGATGCAATTTTGTTAGGGTTTTTTAATTAGATTATAGTActtttgttataaaaaaaaattaccataaaagtaaaatctttaaatagtaaaaagtaaaaatttcaaactcacaaaatatattaaactacatattttataaaattttctccactcaattgtgttcttcttcacaaattgagagacctatttatagaatttttttgacaataatccaaaaataaatacatcattacatacatcatcacacactaattttcaatatttacaactcttattttcaacattcaataatttcaactctttattttcaacacttctccttgtgatgatgatcatgatacaatgattgtctttattacatgtttttatactgtctcgttaaaaatcttactaggaaaaacctaTTAGGATAAAAACCAGAGTAAGGAAAAAAGAATACAGTCAAGTAAACTCTCCCTCATGTTAACATgaacgattcttcacaaatttcgtagattgcgcatcctaatgtta harbors:
- the LOC140964710 gene encoding WAT1-related protein At3g28050-like, whose translation is MAWPIFLLPFVGMVAAMTALAGNMIVSKMAMSNGTSFYIISVYSNALATLVLFSTAFISRRSKIPPVSFAVVWKIFLLALCGCLADIGSYAGINYSSPTLGSELLNLVPGFAYILAIIFRMETLNLTKSSGILKFLGTLVLVAGASIVTLYKGAAILNKPSVLISSVEVSASVPQNWVLGGTLISIAAFLTAAWSIVQTTILKIYPVEMIILAIYCVFVTIQSSVIALIAEKDLNAWKLKAEMGLVAVLYAGLINISFRLYLMSWCLSRTGPLFVTMFNPLVIVISAIIGIIFFNEVLYVGSVAGSIVLVIGLYAVVLGKAKDNLVKEDIEGSKGHSLGHHKIPLLQDRFEEA